The following is a genomic window from Amycolatopsis australiensis.
AATCCGCGTTCTTGACCGTTCACGTAACCGTTCAGGACCGGAAACCTTCCGGAGAGGCAGGCACGAATGGAGAAGACTTTCGCCGGAGCGAGGTTGCGCCATCTCCGCGAAAGCCGGGCGATGAGCCAGGCCGACCTCGCCCGTGTGCTGGAGATCTCACCCAGCTACCTCAACCAGATCGAGCACAACTCGCGTCCGCTGACCGTCCCGGTGCTGCTGCGGATCACGCAGGCGTTCGGCGTGGACACCGAGTTCTTCGCCAACAACGACACCTCCCGCCTGGTCGCCGACGTCAAGGAAGCCCTGCTCGACGAGGTGCTCGGCATCGAAGTCACGACCAGCGAGCTCAACGAGCTGGCGACGAACCTGCCGGCGATCGCGCAGGCGCTGGTCAAGCTGCACCGCAGCTACCGCAACGCCGTCGAGAGCACCGCCGCGCTGACCACGGAAAACGGCCTCGGCCTGCACGGCAGCGCCGCCGCGCCGCTGCCGCACGAGGAGGTCAGGGACTTCTTCTACGAGCGCGAGAACTACGTCGCCGAACTGGACGAGCGCGCCGAGAAGATGGCCGCGGAGATTCCGCTGCAGCGTGGCCAGGTGCTGAGCGCGCTGAAGGAACGGCTCTCCCAGCGCTACGGCGTCGAGGTCACCAGCGAAGGCATCGACGAGGCGTCCGGTCAGCAGCACCGCTACGAGCCCGCGACGCGCGTGCTGCGCCTGGCCCCGAGCCTGCGCGTCGGCCAGCAGGCGTTCCGGATGGCTTCGCAGATCGCCCTGATCGAGTACGACGACCTGATCACCGAGCTGGCCGACTCGTGGGCGTTCTCCGGGCCGGCGGCCCGCTCGCTGGCCCGCGTCGGCCTGGCGAACTACTTCGCCGGGGCGCTGATCCTGCCGTACGGACCGTTCCTGGCCTCGGCCGAGCGGTTCCGCTACGACATCGAGCGGCTGTGCGACCACTACGGCGTCGGCTTCGAGACCGTGTGCCACCGGCTGTCCACTTTGCAGCGCCCGAAGCAGCGCGGCGTGCCGTTCTCGTTCGTGCGCGTGGACCGGGCCGGGAACATGTCGAAGCGCCAGTCGGCGGCAGGCTTCCACTTCTCCCGGGTCGGCGGCGCGTGTCCGCTGTGGAACATCTACGAGGCGTTCACCCAACCGGGGAAGATCCTGACGCAGATCGCGACGCTGCCGGACGGCAAGAGCTACTTCTGGATCGCGCGCACGGTGTCCCGCAACATCGGCGGGTACGGCAGCCCGGGCAAGACGTTCACGGTCGGCCTGGGCTGCGAGCTGCGCCACGCCGGCCGGCTCATCTACTCGACCGGCCTCGACCTGGACGAGCCGGCCGCGGCGACGCCGATCGGGATGGGCTGCAAAGTCTGCGAACGGCCTGCCTGCTCGCAGCGCGCGTTCCCGACGATCGGGAAGCAGCTCACCGTGGACGAGAACACCAGCACGTTCGTTCCGTACCCGGCGGTGCCGAAGAGCTGATCACCCGATCACGTGCGTGGTCCACTTCGTCTCGTCCGGGCCGAGCACCGTGATCCGGCTCAGGAGTTCCTCGGCGGTGACGCCTCCGATCTTCGGCTGGTTGAACGAGACGCACGCCTTCAGGCCGTTCTTCGTCACGCACTCCGGCTCGCCGAGGCCGTCCGTGGGGCCGCCGGGGGGCGAGACGTTGATCGTCGCCAGCCCGCCGTCCGCGGTGTACTGCAGCACCAGCCGCCACGGGACGCCGTCCTGGCCGGCACGACGCCTCAGGTAACCGTCACTGAGGGAGAACGTGCGCGGCAGGCTGGTGATGTGCAGCGGCAGCGGAACCGGCCGGTTCCCGAACCGCACGTCGGCCGCCACCCGCGTCAGCACCTGCTGCAAGTCCGGGCCCGCGAGGTAGTACGCGTGCAGCTGGGCCCACCGGCCGTCCCGGGCCCGCCAGCTCAGGTAGGTGTCGCCGTGGTTCAGCGGGTCGTTCGCCTCGGTCGTGAGC
Proteins encoded in this region:
- a CDS encoding short-chain fatty acyl-CoA regulator family protein; this translates as MEKTFAGARLRHLRESRAMSQADLARVLEISPSYLNQIEHNSRPLTVPVLLRITQAFGVDTEFFANNDTSRLVADVKEALLDEVLGIEVTTSELNELATNLPAIAQALVKLHRSYRNAVESTAALTTENGLGLHGSAAAPLPHEEVRDFFYERENYVAELDERAEKMAAEIPLQRGQVLSALKERLSQRYGVEVTSEGIDEASGQQHRYEPATRVLRLAPSLRVGQQAFRMASQIALIEYDDLITELADSWAFSGPAARSLARVGLANYFAGALILPYGPFLASAERFRYDIERLCDHYGVGFETVCHRLSTLQRPKQRGVPFSFVRVDRAGNMSKRQSAAGFHFSRVGGACPLWNIYEAFTQPGKILTQIATLPDGKSYFWIARTVSRNIGGYGSPGKTFTVGLGCELRHAGRLIYSTGLDLDEPAAATPIGMGCKVCERPACSQRAFPTIGKQLTVDENTSTFVPYPAVPKS